In Octopus sinensis linkage group LG6, ASM634580v1, whole genome shotgun sequence, the sequence AGCCATGCTTTAGGAGTAAGTCTTCGAAAATGAACACGTGTGGCCCCGGTgctccgcgctagctagtcatgactagtcgatccttactttgtgtttttgttttatttactttgtttaaaaaaatgatttactgttttatttactttctttaaaaaaaattatttactttgtgtaaaaaaaattatttattttgtgttttatttactttgctaggtagttgttgtaggatcgactacttacgactagctagctaTCTCAAACTAACTCAAGggtgtaaatgttttttttttttgttggaagttatgaggcaacaaagtcgtgGGGTACTCATCTGCAGTTTTGCCACATCTTTTTTCCATTACTCAAATATGTTTTATTTGgagaaaatattaaacacacaGAAGGTATCAAAAGGTCGTGAGATGTACTAAAAACTACAGCTAAATCGCCCTTAACTTTCTTCCCATAGTAAAACCATATTCAACACCGTATTTAAGAATTTGTTTCTCTCACCTTAATTCATGGGATCTTTTTTAAAACGTTTAGCTACTGCTCAAATCAAAAATGATTAATcttaaaatgtttttcaaaacttttccgATGCACtgtttttttcaaaacttttcccCATGCattgttcttttcctgacgcttgtgcattaccctatgtactatacatacactttagatgagctgtgcacctgagcactgtacacaatgttttattattattataacactcaaactaaaatataatttctttctctttgaaagTCCTTCCCACCCACTCGGAAAgatttttccccacaaatttctttataatcgtaatctatgcgaTTTTAAAGGTATTTATGTAAAATTTCATCGaaagatatccatttttctaaaaattatgagagaaaaagtcggatcgtgtgaatttccCGAAAGTCCTCTACCCACACCTCCGTTCGTTggcgcaaatttttgttttcctattaCTTTAATACACGCTGTTCTATACCTattacacttttttttcttttgtggccCAATTTAAAGTAATAACCGTAATCACTTTCACTcggtttatttattaaaatattccgTATTATAAATTCCTTCTCCAAAAAAGTTTtgttaatcattaattaatattcgAAATAAGTTAATCTATTCAAGCGAGACGAGTAAATAGTTAACTAAAAAACACAGCTTGGTATCTTAGATATACTGaaacgaaataaaagaaaatattatcgaAAATGCTCCTAAATTAGCAGAATGTGAAAATCTGAATTAACGCTATATAATTATTGTTGGCATTAGCAGAAAGCAATAGTAGAGAGGATATTAATATATGAAACATGTTTGACAATGTTTCTCAACTTAGGATTAGTTTTGTCTCTACATCCGGTCAGCCATATTTCGCTGtttctttgttgtatttgttgaTTTAAATGAGTCTATAGCGATTACTATGCCTTTTGTATATTTAGAGAGGGCATGTACAAAAGAAGACTGTATTTGTGGGATTGAAGAGAAAGTAAACAATATGAAGAGGTAAGATAGCTTTCGTTTGACATGGAAGTTTATACTGTAAGTTAATGTTGGTAGTTTTCATCTGTTAACAATTATTTCGGTCATCCTTGTGTATTGAatggagaaaatgaaagataatatTTACTGTTGAGCTAGTTGTTGTGTCATCCCTGTCGACCCACAGATCAAATTGATccagcaaacttatgatcaaatatGTTCCATCCGTGCCCACCCTGTCTTCTGTTGTAGGTCGACATTGTCGAATGATATTCTTTTTTATGAGATTGTAAAGAGTAATTTGTTGAaattttggctgttgtttctagtaggtGAAGCTGCCAGTGTTTCGCTCAAACTTTTAAGATAGTGATGCACCTAAGCTTTTGCATGATAAAACACGTGTGTAATAGTTTAACATATGTTTTCCATAGGTTGCACGGTTTGATAGGACCCTGCGAACTGCAGGGTACATTGAGCCCCAGTGTCAGCTATGGTTGGATGCCAGCCACTTTGCAGGGTGTACGAGGtgcgttttttttttagtgtgtgtgccactggcatagtgAGGTCGCTAAtaagaggaaaatgaaaaaaaatatgtccCTTCCACTTAATGGAAGGGAAGTATTTGAGTTGGGGAGATGGCTTTGTCAGGTGTTGAAAGGCTGAAGTTTGATAAACAAGCGCAAATGTCTTGCTACAGAGATAATACTTAGCTACTTTGCATTATATAAGGGTAGAAGATAAGATGGTTGTGATAGGGTGCCAGAACAAACTCTCACGATACTAGAAGGTAAACATAAGAGAGGATACGGACAGTAGATAAGGAAGAAGGCTTGGGTAGTTTGGTAAGTGAGGAGACACTGATAGATGGTTAGAAATGGGGTAGAGTGAGTGAGTAAACAGAAGTGTATCCGTTGGTGTGTATTTGATTGAGAAAAACCAGTATAGAGAGGGGTTAAGATGAGAAAGATAGGAGTCTGTCAGAATATTGGGGAATGATATACAAGATGAAGGAGATGGTGGCTATTGTGAATGGGGCGTGATGGCacatgagagggtgctgagaatGATGGCAGatatgttaagttaagttaattttttggctcaaaaagcaaaaagcaaggccatgtagggggacatggagttatgtacagggagggtgttcaggccatttctggtcaagagagactgaaccgagcggtcgttggtCAGAATATTGGGGAATGATATACAAGATGAAGGAGATGGTGGCTATTGTGAGTGGGGCGTGATGGCacatgagagggtgctgagaatGATGGCAGatatgttaagttaagttaattttttggctcaaaaagcaaaaagcaaggccatgtagggggacatggagttatgtacagggagggtgttcatgcaaagagttcaggccatttctggtcaagagagactttgaaccgagcagtcgttggcatcttcaccatctcatccggcagcttattccacggacccgcaacccggatggagaaaggccctctccttcgattgagatgaaatcgtcgcagatagagcttttcggagtgaccccgcagccgacgctctggagcaggagtgaagaacagctctttcgagaggttacactttctgcttatgatgttgtgagcaagaatgaaatCATCACGGCGTCattgtttttctagagaataaaggttgagcgtcttcagcctttcttcataagacaaatgcttgagatgATAGGTGTTATGATGAAGTGTGGCAAAGGAGTGAGAGAAAACTGAAGGCATGAATGGGAAGGTGATTAGtgatatacacacaggcacacacatatcattatcctcatttaatgtcagttttttGTGCTCACATGGACTGACAGGTGCTGGTAGGCCAGAAGACAgtgccaagctctactgtctggTTTGgtgcagtttctacagctggatgcccttcctaacatgaaccaccttacagaatgtactgagtgTAGTTGCTTTTGACATGGCACCagcttcatgtgtgtgtatataagtagatttgtggtaagaattttgttttGTAACCAGATGGCTCTAGGTTCTGCCCACTGAGGAGAAGGCTACTgtaaccctgggctgaccaaatccttttgagtagatttggtacacagaaattgaaaaaaagcttgtcatatatgtgtgtgtgtctttgttttcgttcccccaccactgcttggcaactggtgttggcttgtttacatccctacaacgtagcagttcagcaaaagattccaataaaagaaataccaggctttaaaaacagtATGTACTGGGGCCAATTCacttgcctttcactctgaaggagaggcTCCTTGTTACTACAGAGGGAATAATTCTCTGAATTtcgcccagcctaatcttattctagcagctatgctttcagaacaacCTCTCCCACTACTAACATGATCACCTTAGTAACCGAAactgtctactacttctaaggatctCCCCTGATATTTGGGGGAGTCTATTTCTCGTACATTCCTGATGTTTACCATACCTGTACATCTACCTCAtataaagactactttctctgttagtctTCCACTGTTACTGCTGCACTTCTTATCTGTCCATGGCTTGCACTGGATACGCCTTATGGAGTGTCTCCTGACACCTTttttacatattgagcagggccatttccCTGAAGGGATCTACTTATCAAtattttggtttttgctaaattaactctaaggcctctTTGATTCTAGTCcatgcttccatacctgaaatttcttctctaattgtggtagtgattcagcaataggagcaaggtcatcagcatagaggagcagcAGGTCTTAAATTCCTCAATTATATCTTGGAGGACCATCATAAATAATAGGGGGCTAAGAACCGAACTCAAGTGGACTCCTACTTGTACACTTGCTATACTTATTGATGACTCTCACCTTAACTAACAGCATCCTTGTACATGGTTTTGTCttctctcactaaccattcatctatccctagcttccatattgcccaccagataagggagaaGGGGATCCTGTCAAAgattttctccatgtcaacaaaagccagatacagaggtttatttttggccaaGTACTTCTCTTGCAGTAGCCTCAGCACGaagatagcatcagtggtgcttctccctggcgtaaatccaaactgcatctcatctatgcTAACTCTATAATTAATTGAGCTATGTCCCTTTCTCCATTTTCCATCACCTGGTGCAACCATTTAATGCCtctaattatttttttgtctagggcattatttttgcttttgtagcagttgactattatgctgctacaccagtcattgggtatgactcccttGTGGACAacttgattaactatatgggtgaccagGTTATATGCCgcttgccagatattttaagcatcccagtgttgattcctgatgggctggaggctttccttgtcttcatatgcttaattgctttatctactaaggTACTGTCGATTTGAATAGCCAGCCCCTCTGTTGGGTCCACATTAGGAAGGCTCTCCTTCTCCCTTGCATTCTCTAcattcagcagcctttcatagtAGCACTTCCTAGCCTCcttctttgcagaatcactaactgacacgcatgcatgcatatatacacattatgtacaGGGTGTTTTGGCTAAATTCGACTGTTTGCATAAAAGGTAAAGAAAACACTAAATCCTAtcctaaaataaaagtatttaagaaatattaaaaaatatcaactcAATCATGACCGGGAGATAAcattttactcaaagtagccatcCTCAGCTTCCACCACTGCCTCATGATGGCTCTGGAACCTAGTGCATGCATTCCTCTGTCTCTGAGATAATCTTTGATTACCTTGATTTTAGCTACCAGCTCAGCCTTGGTGTTTCAGGCAGAGCAGTTAGTGTTTTTATGAACCATGCTCCATCGATAGTAATCCCTAGCATTATAATCAGGGgaattggtgaaattattgaaattctcTGTCAACCACTTCAGACTCTTTCTGAAAGCATGCCGTGGAGCCAAATCCTAtagccacacatatggccttctccAGCCAGATTTTGATCACAGTCTCCATCAACTTCATATAGCTGTCTGAATTaagcctaaggccctgttcaaagatgtggggtaTTATGATGTCACCCTCACTGGAGACACACCCAAGAACCATCACAGTTTTGGGGAAACTTGGCTTTCATATGTGTGACATCACTTGAATTGTAAGCAAGGTACCTGTTCTGGATGTTTTGCAACTGGTCCTGGTTGAAGTTTTTTTCATCTgagaagaaccagatcatccccaGCTCAGCAGGATGCCACAGCTTATTCAAGAGTTTCTTGGCATTGGTTATCAGAATTTGCCCCTTGCACCCCTTATATGTGTGGCAGCAAAGATCCTTATTCAGTACCAACTTCATGGTGGCTATTCCAACACCCATCTCTCTCGCTAAAGCCTGGATTCCTTTGTTCAGATCTTCCATTACCTTGTCCTGCTGTTGTATGAATTCCAATGTTTTGACACAGTCAGAATGCCTGCTATGTCCTATTCTGCTGGCCATGGCTTTGTAGTCTCCATTGCAGTTGTTCGTGTCATATCTGCAGTCTTTACAGTgctcacagagcattgagcatcAGTCATCATGTTGACAGTGTGAATCATCAGGATACGAGTATCCCTTTTCCGATATTCAGATAGCTCCCAACCTTTCATCTCAGCTAACTTTTTTCTCAACCACAACTTTAGTTTCAAGCTGTTcttgaaaaaagaaacacaaaaaattgCCAAATTTAGCTTGAACACCCTGTAATGTGTCTTTTTTATGCCACTATATTTAAAAGTAAggcataataaattatatttaaattgaatatcTAAAACAGATATATCTATCCAAAACTTCTGTTTCACTAATTCGTTAATAGAACTGGCATTGTTCTTTTATAGTCTTTTAACTGCCAAGtcagtattttaaaatttcttcctAAGTGAAATGTACTTTTTAAGTGAGCATTGCAAATCTAATACATCATCATACctcacagatacataaatataatgcCACTTTCAATGTTGCATCATATGAAGTTACATGCTAATAATGgttttctttaatttcagaaCATTTGTGTCAGACTGTGGAACTCTACCTGATAATGCCATCATTCAGTTGTGTTTGCTGAAATAACCAGTGTGTGGTGTTTATTAAAGTTGTCTGAGGATAGTGCGATGTAAGACAAACATATCTACTGTGGACAGTTATAATATATCTGATATTAGCGTGAAGTTAATGTTACATCAATGCAAATTAATTAATGGAAATGAACAGTTGACCAGTGAAACATTTTTTTGAATGTTCTACATCACCTGAATAGAGACATCATTGTTATAAAGTTCTATTAATCTGACAATGTTTGAACCGGAAGAGAAACCATATAGATGTGATGTTTGCGGGGAGCTGTTTGCTATAAAGAGTAACTTTGATGCTCATAAGTGCGCTCAAAAAGGTAAAAAAGTGTACCATTGTGAATACTGTGGGAAGGTCTTTTATCGAAAGTGTACATTAACAGatcacacacgtattcatacaggagaaaaaccctatggctgtgaaatctgtggaaaGACATTTTCTTTTAGTAGTAATTTGTCACGTCatatacgcattcacacaggggaaaaaccaCACAACTGTGATATCTGCGGAAAGGCATTTTCTTGTAACAGTGCGTTATCAtatcacaaacgcattcacacggGAGAACTACCACACCACTGCCAAATCTGTGGAAAAGGATTTTCTTTTGTTAGTAAATTAGCTATTCATGTGCGTATTCACACTGGGGAAAAACCTTAtaattgtgaaatttgtggtaaAGCTTTTTCTTGTAATAACAAATTAAcatatcacaaacgtattcacacaggggaaAAACCCTACCACTGTGGAATTTGTGgaaaaacatttgtttttaataatcaTTTAGCTTATCATAAACGAACtcacactggggaaaaaccataccaATGCAAAATTTGTGGAAAGGCGTTTTCGTGTGGAAGTTATTTAAAAGatcataaacgtatacatacggGAGAAAAACCATACGATTGTGACATTTGTGGAAAAGCATTTTCAAGTAGTACCCAGTTATCTAGTCATAAGCATAGGCACAGTGGAAGAACACCGTATCACTGTGGATTTTGTGGGAAAACATTTTCTCTGCAGAGCCAATTATCACTTCATAAAATTATCCACACAGGGAGTGAACCATATTCATGCGAAATTTGtggaaaaacattttctttgaagAGTAGATTGACTTTCCATAAAGTTGTTCATACAGTAGAAAGGCAAGGTGATAGTGAAATTTGTGGAAAAGAGTTTTTACAAAAGGTTCAGTTGAAAGATCAGGGGCTTAATCGCATTGAAAAAATTTACCGTTGTGAAATATGTGAAAAAGTATTTTCTCACAGCAGTAACTTAGCGGCCCACAgacgtcttcatacaggagaaaatCTTTACCATTGTGAAATATGTGGGAAAAAATTTTCCTGTAACAGTAAATTAACAGATCATAAATGGAGTcacacaggggagaagccataccattgtgaagTATGTGAGAAATCATTTTCTCGAAAGTCAAATCTATCTCGTCATAAACGCACTCATACTggtgaaaagccatatcagtgtgagtTTTGTGAAAAAGCATTTCATAGAAAATGTCACTTATCGGAACATacgcgtattcacacaggagaaaaaccataccaATGTGAAATTTGTGACAAAACGTTTTATAGAAAGGATCACTTAGCAGAGCAtacacgtattcacacaggagaaaagccataccaATGTGAAATTTGTGACAAAGCTTTTTCTAGTAGTAGC encodes:
- the LOC115213498 gene encoding zinc finger protein 845-like: MFEPEEKPYRCDVCGELFAIKSNFDAHKCAQKGKKVYHCEYCGKVFYRKCTLTDHTRIHTGEKPYGCEICGKTFSFSSNLSRHIRIHTGEKPHNCDICGKAFSCNSALSYHKRIHTGELPHHCQICGKGFSFVSKLAIHVRIHTGEKPYNCEICGKAFSCNNKLTYHKRIHTGEKPYHCGICGKTFVFNNHLAYHKRTHTGEKPYQCKICGKAFSCGSYLKDHKRIHTGEKPYDCDICGKAFSSSTQLSSHKHRHSGRTPYHCGFCGKTFSLQSQLSLHKIIHTGSEPYSCEICGKTFSLKSRLTFHKVVHTVERQGDSEICGKEFLQKVQLKDQGLNRIEKIYRCEICEKVFSHSSNLAAHRRLHTGENLYHCEICGKKFSCNSKLTDHKWSHTGEKPYHCEVCEKSFSRKSNLSRHKRTHTGEKPYQCEFCEKAFHRKCHLSEHTRIHTGEKPYQCEICDKTFYRKDHLAEHTRIHTGEKPYQCEICDKAFSSSSHLSYHIRIHTGEKPYQCEICGEAFSRNRNLIRHKQIHTRK